The Arctopsyche grandis isolate Sample6627 chromosome 10, ASM5162203v2, whole genome shotgun sequence genome window below encodes:
- the LOC143917903 gene encoding kelch-like protein 5, translated as MSKFNGEVPEQRAKLILGRMFDIYEQSLLCNIDLVVGNNRFPVHKLILVTNSDFFKSIISDTTREIIFEDSDEILAESVQKTIKFFYFGEIDLQIYIAVNIIKFSKMINARELEEYCLVYLKKIRDSKNSIFIEDFAKKYGYLQLLEPTNLNIAENYTEIIQEDEFVNMNCERLGVLLQSDDLNVAREEQAFQKLKIWVQKNYETRKKHFDTLLKYIRLPLLPVQFILNEVKPLCYDSLSCCQMLLDTIEYHHNPEKRPEFPSLNSKPRKWCKQTLLLVGGKFNTISGKIEIYDANNDRWHTYHNLNNKTTFFESTVLKNKLITMGGVIGDKTTNKVSCFDLVTKETTELQAMQQERRYFAATVIDDQVFVIGGLNNKSGMIYSVERYDLATNTWTNVAQLLTRRSHYAIAVVGKEIYAIGGSNAIRNTLNIMEIYDTQQDKWTAAPPMKEKRHSFAAVAMGDHIYAIGGHNGSSYLKSVERFDIKFQTWTSVASLPVPNWDQKAIVFDEKIICVGGSKTMVEYDAGKDKWTDCGSISANGSYFNLFVAPMVIRMNKL; from the exons ATGTCGAAATTCAATGGAGAAGTTCCCGAACAACGTGCTAAATTAATTTTAGGCCGAATGTTTGACATTTACGAACAAAGTTTGCTGTGTAATATCGATTTGGTAGTCGGCAATAACAG ATTTCCAGTACACAAGTTGATCCTTGTTACTAATAGCGATTTCTTCAAAAGTATAATAAGTGATACAACCCGTGAAATCATTTTTGAAGACAGTGACGAGATACTCGCCGAGTCTGTCCAAAAGACCATTAAGTTTTTTTACTTCGGGGAAATtg aCTTGCAAATATATATCGCTGTGAACATAATCAAATTCTCGAAAATGATTAATGCGCGTGAACTCGAAGAATACTGTTTGGTGTACCTCAAAAAAATAAGAGACAGCAAAAATTCCATTTTCATTGAAGATTTTGCCAAAAAATATGGATATTTGCAATTGCTTGAGCCAACAAATCTTAATATTGCAGAGAATTATACAGAG ATAATTCAAGAAGATGAATTCGTCAATATGAATTGTGAACGATTGGGTGTACTTTTGCAGTCGGACGATTTAAATGTAGCAAGAGAAGAGCAAGCTTTCCAAAAATTGAAGATTTGGGTGCAAAAGAACTACGAGACTCGGAAAAAGCATTTTGATACCCTGCTGAAATATATCAGATTACCATTGTTACCTGTCCAG tttatattaaatgaagtgaaaccactctgttacgATTCATTAAGTTGCTGTCAAATGCTGTTGGATACAATAGAATACCATCATAATCCTGAAAAAAGACCGGAATTTCCTTCGTTAAATTCGAAACCTCGAAAGTGGTGCAAACAAACTTTATTATTAGTAGGAGGAAAATTTAATACA atttcaggtaaaattgaaatttacgatGCCAACAATGACAGATGGCATACATATCataatttgaacaataaaaCTACTTTTTTTGAGTCTACCGTGTTGAAAAACAAACTGATTACTATGGGTGGTGTTATTGGCGATAAAACCACGAACAAG GTGTCTTGCTTTGATCTCGTCACAAAGGAAACAACAGAATTGCAAGCGATGCAACAAGAAAGGCGATATTTCGCAGCCACTGTCATCGATGACCAAGTTTTCGTCATTGGAGGACTGAATAATAAAAGCGGAATGATATATTCCGTGGAAAG GTATGATTTAGCTACGAATACGTGGACTAATGTGGCTCAATTGTTGACACGACGTAGTCATTACGCAATAGCCGTAGTAGGGAAAGAAATTTATGCCATCGGAGGTTCAAACGCTATTCGTAATACATTAAACATAATGGAAATCTATGATACACAACAAGATAAATGGACAGCAGCCCCACCAATGAAAGAAAAAAGACATAGTTTTGCA GCTGTCGCAATGGGAGACCACATTTACGCTATTGGAGGTCATAATGGATCATCGTATCTTAAATCGGTGGAGCGATTTGACATCAAGTTTCAAACCTGGACATCGGTGGCCAGTCTTCCTGTACCAAACTGGGATCAAAAGGCGATTGTTTTCGACGAGAAAATCATTTGCGTCG GAGGTTCAAAAACTATGGTGGAGTACGATGCTGGCAAAGACAAATGGACAGATTGTGGATCAATTTCAGCAAATGGTtcctattttaatttatttgtagcACCTATGGTTATAAGAATGaataaattgtga